Proteins from a genomic interval of Bacillota bacterium:
- a CDS encoding CoA transferase subunit A produces MQGEPLKGRSRADKRMTLDQAIAAYVHDGDSITFSGMGGEQCVAQTYEIIRQGKKDLTIIGDSPCEAADMLIGAGLAKKVEVAWIGYAVAGLAVNYRRAVEEHVPRPIEVEEYSNYTMGLRFLAGAMGIPFMPTRSLAGSDIPKYNEKIRTTSDPYSGKPVTLVPAARPDVAVVHVHRCDKRGNAQMLSFSSNLENIGRAAKRTIVTCEEIISTDEVRRTGNLTILPEYCVDAVVELPYACHPWNMPYSYAYDIPFHMEQMAQIETRDGFLEWLDKWVYGCKDHADYCSKVGWDRLQKLTRLERKFCKPLV; encoded by the coding sequence ATGCAGGGTGAGCCACTGAAAGGTAGGTCGAGAGCGGACAAAAGGATGACCCTGGACCAGGCGATCGCAGCGTACGTGCACGACGGAGACTCGATTACATTCAGCGGTATGGGTGGAGAACAATGCGTGGCCCAAACCTACGAAATCATTCGCCAGGGCAAGAAGGACCTCACCATTATCGGTGATAGCCCGTGTGAAGCAGCCGACATGCTGATAGGCGCGGGACTCGCAAAGAAGGTGGAAGTGGCCTGGATAGGCTACGCTGTGGCAGGGCTTGCGGTCAACTACCGGCGCGCTGTGGAGGAGCACGTGCCCCGCCCGATCGAGGTCGAGGAATACTCCAACTACACTATGGGTCTTCGTTTCCTCGCCGGGGCCATGGGGATCCCTTTCATGCCCACACGGTCTCTCGCGGGCTCCGACATCCCGAAATATAACGAGAAGATCAGGACCACTAGTGACCCCTATTCAGGGAAACCGGTCACACTGGTCCCTGCCGCCCGGCCCGACGTGGCGGTAGTACACGTGCACCGGTGTGATAAGAGGGGTAACGCCCAGATGCTGAGCTTTTCCTCCAACCTCGAGAACATCGGACGGGCAGCCAAGCGGACCATCGTCACCTGTGAAGAGATAATATCGACCGACGAGGTGCGCAGGACCGGGAATCTGACTATTCTGCCCGAGTACTGCGTTGACGCTGTAGTCGAGTTGCCCTACGCCTGTCACCCGTGGAACATGCCATACTCGTACGCGTACGACATCCCATTTCACATGGAGCAGATGGCCCAGATTGAAACGAGGGACGGCTTCCTGGAATGGCTGGACAAGTGGGTTTACGGGTGCAAGGACCACGCGGATTACTGCAGCAAGGTCGGGTGGGACAGGCTACAGAAACTGACCCGGCTGGAGCGAAAGTTCTGTAAACCTCTTGTATAG